One part of the Prunus persica cultivar Lovell chromosome G5, Prunus_persica_NCBIv2, whole genome shotgun sequence genome encodes these proteins:
- the LOC18776654 gene encoding acetolactate synthase 1, chloroplastic, translating to MAAIAPPSSASKPSPFPVSSKSSNPISRFTLPFSPHPQKPTFLRHLQISNSLSSKTATTTITTTNPPDPETKISRFAPDEPRKGADVLVEALERQGVTNVFAYPGGASMEIHQALTRSSTIRNVLPRHEQGGVFAAEGYARASGRPGVCIATSGPGATNLVSGLADALMDSIPVVAITGQVPRRMIGTDAFQETPIVEVTRSITKHNYLVLDVEDIPRVVSEAFFLATSGRPGPVLIDIPKDVQQQLVVPNWDQPIRLPGYMSRLPKTPSEDHLEQIVRLVSESKRPVLYVGGGCLNSSEELRRFVELTGIPVASTLMGLGAYPCNDEELSLQMLGMHGTVYANYAVDKSDLLLAFGVRFDDRVTGKLEAFASRAKIVHIDIDSAEIGKNKQPHVSVCADIKLALEGLNRILEGKESNVQLDFSAWRAELKEQKVKFPLGFKTFGESISPQNAIQVLDELTDGNAIISTGVGQHQMWAAQFYKYKRPRQWLTSGGLGAMGFGLPAAIGAAVANPDSIVVDIDGDGSFIMNVQELATISVEKLPIKILLLNNQHLGMVVQWEDRFYKANRAHTYLGNPSNESEIFPNMLQFADACGIPAARVTKKQDLKAAIQKMLDTPGPYLLDVIVPHQEHVLPMIPSGGAFKDVITEGDGRSSY from the coding sequence ATGGCGGCCATTGCTCCACCTTCTTCCGCCTCAAAACCCTCTCCTTTCCCTGTTTCTTCCAAATCCTCAAACCCCATTTCCAGATTCACCCTCCCCTTCTCTCCTCATCCCCAAAAACCCACTTTCCTCCGCCACCTCCAAATCTccaactctctctcctccaagaccgccaccaccaccatcaccaccactaacCCTCCAGAcccagaaaccaaaatttcCCGATTTGCCCCTGACGAGCCCAGAAAAGGCGCCGACGTCCTCGTTGAGGCGCTCGAGCGGCAAGGCGTGACCAATGTATTCGCCTACCCTGGCGGCGCGTCCATGGAGATCCACCAAGCACTCACGCGCTCCTCCACCATCCGCAACGTCCTCCCGCGCCACGAACAAGGCGGCGTGTTTGCGGCAGAGGGCTACGCGCGTGCGTCGGGACGTCCCGGCGTGTGCATTGCAACCTCCGGGCCGGGCGCAACAAACTTGGTCAGCGGCCTCGCCGACGCGCTCATGGACAGCATTCCGGTGGTGGCAATCACCGGCCAAGTTCCCCGAAGAATGATCGGTACGGACGCGTTCCAGGAGACCCCAATTGTTGAGGTAACAAGATCAATCACCAAGCACAATTATCTTGTTCTTGATGTAGAGGACATTCCTAGGGTTGTTAGTGAGGCCTTTTTCTTAGCTACCTCGGGTCGACCCGGCCCCGTGTTGATTGATATACCCAAAGATGTGCAACAACAGCTTGTGGTTCCCAATTGGGATCAACCCATTAGGTTACCTGGGTATATGTCTAGGTTGCCCAAGACCCCCAGTGAGGATCATTTGGAGCAGATTGTGAGGTTGGTGTCTGAGTCCAAGAGACCAGTGTTGTATGTTGGTGGCGGGTGTTTGAACTCCAGTGAGGAGTTAAGGCGGTTCGTGGAGCTTACTGGGATCCCGGTTGCCAGTACTTTGATGGGTCTCGGGGCATACCCGTGCAACGATGAAGAATTGTCACTCCAAATGCTTGGAATGCATGGGACTGTTTATGCTAATTATGCTGTGGATAAGTCTGATTTATTGCTCGCATTTGGGGTGAGGTTTGATGACCGAGTTACTGGGAAGTTAGAGGCCTTTGCTAGTCGGGCTAAGATTGTCCACATTGATATTGATTCGGCAGAGATTGGAAAGAACAAGCAGCCGCATGTGTCGGTTTGTGCTGATATCAAATTGGCGTTGGAAGGATTGAATAGGATATTGGAGGGGAAAGAGAGCAACGTCCAACTTGATTTTTCGGCTTGGAGGGCAGAGTTGAAAGAGCAGAAAGTGAAGTTTCCATTGGGTTTCAAGACTTTTGGAGAATCCATTTCTCCCCAGAATGCCATTCAGGTTCTTGATGAGTTAACTGATGGGAATGCTATTATAAGCACTGGTGTTGGGCAGCACCAAATGTGGGCAGCTCAGTTTTACAAGTATAAGAGGCCTCGCCAATGGTTGACATCTGGGGGATTAGGAGCTATGGGTTTTGGATTGCCTGCTGCTATTGGGGCTGCTGTTGCAAACCCGGATTCTATCGTTGTTGATATTGATGGTGATGGAAGTTTCATTATGAATGTCCAGGAATTGGCCACCATCAGTGTGGAGAAACTTCCCATTAAGATTTTGCTGTTGAATAATCAACATTTGGGTATGGTTGTGCAATGGGAGGATCGCTTCTATAAGGCTAACAGGGCTCACACTTACTTAGGGAACCCATCAAATGAATCTGAGATATTCCCGAATATGCTGCAGTTTGCAGATGCTTGTGGGATACCGGCTGCCCGTGTGACGAAGAAGCAAGATCTTAAAGCAGCAATTCAGAAAATGTTGGACACACCTGGTCCGTACTTGTTGGATGTAATCGTACCCCATCAAGAGCATGTCCTGCCTATGATTCCAAGCGGCGGTGCCTTCAAAGACGTGATAACTGAGGGTGATGGGAGATCAAGTTATTGA